Within Pseudomonas sp. LBUM920, the genomic segment TTATTTCCGGCATGAGCGTGAGTGATATTGCGCGCAGCCAGAACCGTAGTTCAAAGACCATCAGTGCACAAAAAATATCGGCCATGCGCAAACTTGAAGTGAGCAGCGACCAGGACCTTCTCGCCTATTGCCTGGCGCGCAATATCTTCAACTAAGCACACCGTGCAAGCCATTCCCAGGCGATGGCTTGGCCCCCTGTTTGCGGGCTCAACAACTGCCTTGCGGTGCAACTAACCCGTCTATTGCGCGGCTTATAAGAATCGTCTTATTCGCTCGCAGCGCCTGCCCTCTTATTCTTTCCTCGCAGTTCAACAACCGCATTTTCCAACTAACACTTACGGACATCATCATGAAGAAGTTTTCCCTGGCTGTTATCGCCTCGGCCATTATCGCCGCCTCCGGCAGTGCATTTGCCGATGATCCGGCACCGACGCCTACCCTGGGCGGCAGCGGTAAAATTACCTTCACCGGCGTGATCAACAACGACGCCTGCTCGGTAGACGGCGCCAACTCCGATCGCACTATTTCGGTGGACATGGGCAACGTTTCGATCAAAGACATGGGCACCGCGGAAAACCCAACCGCCGGCCGCGTGACTGCCAAAGACTTCAACCTGAACGTCAACTGCAACCAGGGCACCAAAGTAGCGATGATCTTTGACGCCAACAACGGCGGTTCGGGCCTGGTGACCGGCAAGAACGTACTGGCGCTGAACGCCGGTTCCGCTTCGGCTAAAAACGTCGGTATCGCCCTGCTCGACAGCAATGGCAGCTTGATCGACCTCAGCTCGCAGGCCACTGCGCGCATCGAAAGCACCATGCACGGCACCGGCACTGCCGGCGGCGACGCCACCCTGAGCTTTGCAGCTGCCTACGTCACCACCGGCGCTGCCGGCGCATCCACCGCCGGTCGCGGTGATGCCACCCTGCCGTTCATCCTGCAATACGAGTAACCCCGGCGCCCCGTGCACCGAACGCGCGAGGCCACACGGCCTCGCCATTCTCTTTTTTGATTACACCGGATAATCCTCATGCTGCCTCGTTCTATTGCCGCATGTCTGGGGCTGCTGGGCATGCTTATGGCTACCCAGGCCGCCGCCAGCATTTCATTGAATGCCACCCGTATCGTGTTCGATGGCGACCATAAAGAAGCCAATATCACCGTGCGCAACGGTAACCAGGATGTGTTGATTCAGTCCTGGGTCGACATGAATGATTCCAACGGCAGCCGTGCTCCGTTTGCCGTCACCCCGCCACTGGCCCGGGTGTTCGCCAAGGAACAGCAACTGCTGCGCATCCTGTATGAAGGCACAGGCATGCCCACGGACCGCGAGTCGGTGGTGTGGTTGAACGTGCAGGAAATTCCCAAGGCCAGCGAGACCGAGAACACCTTGCAGTTGGCGATTCGCCAACGCATCAAGATTTTTTTCCGCCCTGCCGGCCTGACCGGCAGTGCGTTGCAGGCGCCTGCGCAGTTGGAGTGGGCATTGGTCGAGCACGGCGCGCAAACGCTGTTGCAGGTGAAAAACCCGACGCTGTACCACGTGTCCATGGCCGACGTTAAGGTGCAGGCACAACTGGCGAGCGACTCGACCATGATCGCGCCCGGCGAGCAAAGACAGTTCGCGCTCAAGACGGCGCCAGCGCCCGGCCCGGTGCAACTGTCGTTTTCCAGCATCAATGACTACGGCGCACAGAATCATTACACCGCGCCACTTTCGGGCATCGCTGCACACGCGACCGAATCACGCCTCACCCCCTAAGCACTTTCTCTAACCCACAGGCTCACGTTGCGTGCGTGTTCGCGTGCCCGCCTGTTCGCCAATCAGGGATGTCACAGGTCTTCGCATGTCTTTTCTTTCCAGTAACAGGCCCGCGCGTGGCGCACTGAAGTTGAAGACGCTGTCGTTCGCGATTGCCGCCAGCCTGCCGGCCTGGGCGATGGCCGAGGACACTGCGCAAACCTTCAACACCACGTTCCTGCAAGGCTCGCAGTCGACGGTCGACCTGCAGCAATTGCTCTCGGCCAACAGCGTGCTGCCGGGCAATTACCGCGTCGACCTGTACAGCAACGAAGTGCTGGTGGGCCGGCGCGACATCGACTTCAAGCGCAACCCGAAAAACGACCGAGTCGAAGCCTGCCTGACCCTCGATCTGCTCAAGCAGCTGGGCATCGACATGCACCGCCTCCAGGCCGAAGGCGACATCGACCCGCAGCACCCGCAGGAATGCTACGCCCTGGCCGAGATGATCGAGGAGGCCAGCGTGCGTTACGACAGCAGCCGCCTGCGCCTGATGGCGAGCATTCCGCAGGTGGCCATGCAGCGCGGCATGCGCGGTTACGTCGACCCGCAATTATGGGATGACGGCGTGCCCGCAGCGTTTATCAACTACCAGCTCAACAGCAGCCGCACCGCCGGCGACTACAAAACGCGCCTCTCGAATAACCTCGGCCTGCGCAACGGCATCAACCTGGGCGCGTGGCGCCTGCGCAATGAATCGAACCTGAGCGGCGGCACCGGGCGCTCGAACACCTACACCAGCAACCGTACTTACCTGCAGCACGACGTGACCGCGATCAAGGGCCAGTTCAGCGCCGGTGAGATCTTCTCCGACACCGACCTGTTCGACAGCGTGCGTTATCGCGGCCTCAAGCTGGCCTCCGATGACGGCATGCGTGCCGACAGCGAGCGCGGTTATGCGCCGGTGATCCGTGGCGTGGCGCAGACCAACGCGACGGTGGAAATCCGCCAGAACGACTACATCCTCTACACCGCCAACGTTGCGCCGGGGCCGTTCGAGATCAACGACATCTACCCCAGCGGCTCCAACGGCGACCTGCAAATCACCGTGATCGAAGCCGACGGGACGCGCCGCGTGACGATGCAGGCGTTTTCCAGCTTGCCGATCATGGTGCGTGAAGGCCAGGTCAAGTACAGCCTCTCGGCGGGTACCTTCAAGAGCAACGCCGATGGCCTGGCGAGCCCGCGTTTTCTCAGCGGCACCCTGGCGTACGGCCTGACCAGCAACCTCAGCGGGATTGTCGGGTTGCAGGCCAGCGAGGACTACAACGCACTGTCCATTGGCGCCGGCAAGAACACCTCGTTCGGCGCCTTCTCGCTGGACACCACGCACTCCTCGAGCAAGGCCCTGGGGAAAACCACCCAGGGCAGCAGCGTGCGGGCGCTGTATGCAAAAACCTTCACCGGCACCGACACCAACTTCACCCTGGCCGCCTACCGCTACTCCACCGAGGGCTATCGCACCCTCAGCGACCATGTCGAAGACAGCAGCCAGGATGTGCGTGTGCGCAACGGCCACTCAAAAACCCGCACCGACCTGACCATCAACCAGAGCATCGGGCGCAACAACGAATTTGGCAGCGTGTACGTGAATGCCAGTGACCAGCGCTACTGGAATCGGGGCGGCTCGCAGAGCTTCTCGGCCGGCTACACCAGCAACTGGGGCGAGCTGAGCTACAACCTCGGCGTAACGCGCACCAAGCAGATCGTCACCTGGGGTCAGCCGAGCAGCGACACGCAGTTGAACCTGTCGATTTCGTTCCCTCTGGGCAGCCAGGCCCGCGCGCCGCGTGCGTTTGTCACCACCAGCCGGCAGCACGGCGACACCACCACGCAGGCGGGCATCAATGGCTACGTCGCCGATACCAGCGACACGTTCTATTCGGTGCAGGCCGGCCACAGTGACACCAGCGGGGATTCCGGTTCGGTGAACATCAACAGCCGGACGTCCGTGGCCGATGTGAGCCTGGGCTACAGCCAGGGCCAGGGTTACAACTCGCAGAACCTCAACCTCGCCGGCTCCGTGGTCGCTCACGCGGGCGGTATCAACCTGGGGCAGACGGTCAGTGAGACGTTCGCACTGGCCGAAGTGCCGGGCATTTCCGGCGCCAAGATCAGCAGCTACAGCGGCGTAGAGACCGGCTATAACGGCTATGCAGTGATCCCCAATGCCCAGCCTTATCGGGTGAACTGGGTGAGCCTGGACACCCGCGACCTGGGCGGCAATGTGGAAATCACCAACGCCACCCAGCAAGTGGTGCCGCGCCGCGGCGCGATCGTGGTGGCGCACTACAGCGGCACCACCGGGCGCCGGGTGTTGTTCGAGTTGTTTGATGCGCAGCACAAGCCTCTGTCGTTCGGCGCTTCGCTGGAAGACTCGGCCGGCAAGCAACTGGCGATTGCAGACCCAAATGGCAATGCGCTGGCGTTGGTGGAAGAGGATCAAGGCACGCTGGTCATCAAATGGGGCGATCAGCAATGCAGCGCAAGCTATGCGTTGGCGCCGCAGAACAAGGCGCTGAACTATGAGCGCCAGGCGTTGGTGTGTGGGCCTTGAAGGGGCAATCCACATCCTTGCTGTCTGATTCTCGAAGATCCAAATGTGGGAGCGGGTTTGCGCGCGAACGCAGTGCGTCAGTCACCAGATACATCAACTGACACTCCGCCTTCGCGAGCAAGCGCGCTCCTACATTCGGGTTGAGGTACAGCTTATGGTCAGTGTTTAGGCTAAGGTGCTGCCGATGCGCCCTCCTCTTCGAGACTTGCCCATGCGTAACCTGATTTTCGCCGGCGTTTGCCTGCTGACCACCGCCCTCGCGGGCTGCCAGCAAGCCCCACCGGCCAACGACCAACTCGACGCCGTGCTCTGGACCCAGACCTCCATCGAGCACGA encodes:
- a CDS encoding fimbrial protein, whose product is MKKFSLAVIASAIIAASGSAFADDPAPTPTLGGSGKITFTGVINNDACSVDGANSDRTISVDMGNVSIKDMGTAENPTAGRVTAKDFNLNVNCNQGTKVAMIFDANNGGSGLVTGKNVLALNAGSASAKNVGIALLDSNGSLIDLSSQATARIESTMHGTGTAGGDATLSFAAAYVTTGAAGASTAGRGDATLPFILQYE
- a CDS encoding molecular chaperone; protein product: MLPRSIAACLGLLGMLMATQAAASISLNATRIVFDGDHKEANITVRNGNQDVLIQSWVDMNDSNGSRAPFAVTPPLARVFAKEQQLLRILYEGTGMPTDRESVVWLNVQEIPKASETENTLQLAIRQRIKIFFRPAGLTGSALQAPAQLEWALVEHGAQTLLQVKNPTLYHVSMADVKVQAQLASDSTMIAPGEQRQFALKTAPAPGPVQLSFSSINDYGAQNHYTAPLSGIAAHATESRLTP
- a CDS encoding fimbria/pilus outer membrane usher protein: MSFLSSNRPARGALKLKTLSFAIAASLPAWAMAEDTAQTFNTTFLQGSQSTVDLQQLLSANSVLPGNYRVDLYSNEVLVGRRDIDFKRNPKNDRVEACLTLDLLKQLGIDMHRLQAEGDIDPQHPQECYALAEMIEEASVRYDSSRLRLMASIPQVAMQRGMRGYVDPQLWDDGVPAAFINYQLNSSRTAGDYKTRLSNNLGLRNGINLGAWRLRNESNLSGGTGRSNTYTSNRTYLQHDVTAIKGQFSAGEIFSDTDLFDSVRYRGLKLASDDGMRADSERGYAPVIRGVAQTNATVEIRQNDYILYTANVAPGPFEINDIYPSGSNGDLQITVIEADGTRRVTMQAFSSLPIMVREGQVKYSLSAGTFKSNADGLASPRFLSGTLAYGLTSNLSGIVGLQASEDYNALSIGAGKNTSFGAFSLDTTHSSSKALGKTTQGSSVRALYAKTFTGTDTNFTLAAYRYSTEGYRTLSDHVEDSSQDVRVRNGHSKTRTDLTINQSIGRNNEFGSVYVNASDQRYWNRGGSQSFSAGYTSNWGELSYNLGVTRTKQIVTWGQPSSDTQLNLSISFPLGSQARAPRAFVTTSRQHGDTTTQAGINGYVADTSDTFYSVQAGHSDTSGDSGSVNINSRTSVADVSLGYSQGQGYNSQNLNLAGSVVAHAGGINLGQTVSETFALAEVPGISGAKISSYSGVETGYNGYAVIPNAQPYRVNWVSLDTRDLGGNVEITNATQQVVPRRGAIVVAHYSGTTGRRVLFELFDAQHKPLSFGASLEDSAGKQLAIADPNGNALALVEEDQGTLVIKWGDQQCSASYALAPQNKALNYERQALVCGP